The Ziziphus jujuba cultivar Dongzao chromosome 5, ASM3175591v1 genome segment taattaaaTGGTTACGTTACGAATGAGAAAAAATGTCAGTGAGAGTAGAAGATGAGAAAAGTGGAGATTATCTGTAGATGAGAGGAAAAAGTCAAGAATATCCACAACAAATCAaaggaaacaaaacaaacccaagCACTAGGGCCACAGGATTAAATGGTTTTATGAAAGAATATCAGCTACAGATGTTGCCCTGTATAAAAGACAAGAACAATCAAACGTATCCTTCTTATATAAATTATTCCCCGTTACTCAAACTTAGCTTaagatatttttcattttcttttctttccaacCAAACATTCCCAACCCCTTCATAGTCCGGACATTTTACAGCATCAGAAAGATGTCACCTCAGCAGAAATTCATCATGGTCATATATACACAAGAGGGGTTGTCAATTTTGGTAAGCAAATGAAAGAAACTTTTACTACTACCACCAGACAGACATGTAAAAGTTCATTTCAAGAACCAGCAACTAAAGGACGCATAGAGGAGGGACATGGAATGGTTGTCTGAATGTTTTTTGTGTCTTCCATTCCATGTCCTcctccatcttcatcttcttcatcttcttcctcttcatctCCAGCATCCCAAAGGAATTTAGCGTATGAAGCGAGAACAAAACTGTATATCAAACACATAGAAATCATtataaatcaaattagaaaataataataataataataaatacaaaatgaacattttttttttttttaaaccaaaacataaaaagcaaaaatagtTTACCATACCAGTCATCAGGAGCAGACTGAACAGCTTGATGAAAATAGCTCTGAGCTCGATGAGCATCTTTGTGTCTATACCATATTAGATCTCCATATAGAGATAAAGCATTCCCATCACTTGGCTCTGCCAAAATTGCTCTTTCACAGTATTCCTCCGCTTTTTCAACATCACCAAGTacctgaaaattttataaacctTTCTTCTATCTGAAATTTCACAAACAAAAATCCTAAACAGTTTTTCAGAAAAATTTTACAGAATTCTCTAATCTTAATTTATCcctgaaaaaatcaaattctctcttacttattttctttcatttttaccTCTTTCAAGAACCTTGCGTAGTTCCCAAGAAGCAGAGCATCTTCTGGGTAGtctttgatcatttttttataatacccATCAATGCTCTCACTCCCTTTGCCGGAATCCCAATACCCATCACTCCCATCTCTGTCGCCACCGCCACCACGGCCGCCGGAGATACCGCCAGCACTGCCATTTCCAACCCCACCACCTACCAGAACACCCTGTTCCACCTTCTCCTCCACCCCGAGAGAGCACGCTTCATCCATCGCCAACCCAACAGAGCTCGgcatcgtcatcatcatcggCGTGGATTCCAAACACCAAAGACCCATTTCTCGTTCTTCACTTTGGTGGTGGATAACCtcctttatcttcttcttcttcaacggAGAGAGCTTGACAAAATTGGTTTTCTTGACTGAGTTTGGAAGAGGGAGTGAGGAATTGGAAGAGAAGGACACGTAATCGGTTCGGATCTCGGAACGGTAACCCGGGTCGGGTTCCGGCGAGGATTGACGGAGGCATGGATTTAAGATCGGTGAAGAAGCGCTTCCGAGAagcattctaatatatatatatatattgtttatttattttctcaaaattcaaaaccaaaattctctctctctctctctctctagatagAGAGATAGCATAGCAATGGAGTCTTGTACGTGGGaacgaagatgaagaagaagaagaagatgatgaaaagAAAGGTGGTATCTGGAGGCCGATCTTGGCCGTCAGATTGGATACTACGGTGCGTTGGATGTGAAAGATAGTTATGGAGCGTGGGCCATATTTCATAAAGCAAAATGATGTgtcctttttttgtttagagcCTTTAGAAAGCCTCCACGTAGGCCTTTTTGTGTTCAAACTtgtgacttttttttatttttttaatctcctACAGTTGCCAACCATTGTCCGGTTCCTTCACTCTTGTAGATTGCAGAGAACTgctcaagagaaaaaaaaaaaaaaaaaaaaaacattaagggTACGCTTTGTACGTAAAATAGAcctagaaataaaataattattctacgtaaatatttcattatatcTTTTAAGATTTGAGGTagatataaacatattttttaaatttttaataaattatttatattaaattatatttatattttcaataaaattaaattacttttaaatgtctttttttttctaataaaaaataattcttttgataaaattaatttgaaaaggtgaaaattttgtcaatcattatttttaattaattttatttaaactgtATGACAGTTTTTcagtttaagaaaaaataaaaaaactatatgatggttttaatcatttaagctttttttttttttttaaactaagtgATAATTTCTTAAGAATGTTTAACTAaaagtattataattattaaatatatttaactaaatatattaaaaattttcaaatatatttaactaaaggtatttgtcaaatatataacttactTATAAGAACTTATGtaattatcatataatttaaataaaatttaattaaaaataaagaaaaaaattttaaagtcttcaaattaataattaaaaaaaagaaagaaatttaaaaataatttaactttaGAAAGGTATAAATGTAAATTTAGACTGGTTAAGGGAGtataaatgattttttcaaaacctcaggaatatttttgtatttaaccaAATCCAAGaagatgtaaataaa includes the following:
- the LOC107405173 gene encoding uncharacterized protein LOC107405173, with the translated sequence MLLGSASSPILNPCLRQSSPEPDPGYRSEIRTDYVSFSSNSSLPLPNSVKKTNFVKLSPLKKKKIKEVIHHQSEEREMGLWCLESTPMMMTMPSSVGLAMDEACSLGVEEKVEQGVLVGGGVGNGSAGGISGGRGGGGDRDGSDGYWDSGKGSESIDGYYKKMIKDYPEDALLLGNYARFLKEVLGDVEKAEEYCERAILAEPSDGNALSLYGDLIWYRHKDAHRAQSYFHQAVQSAPDDCFVLASYAKFLWDAGDEEEEDEEDEDGGGHGMEDTKNIQTTIPCPSSMRPLVAGS